Proteins encoded in a region of the Aphelocoma coerulescens isolate FSJ_1873_10779 chromosome 28, UR_Acoe_1.0, whole genome shotgun sequence genome:
- the TMEM161A gene encoding transmembrane protein 161A translates to MAVMGVQVVVTLLAASLMQKMAPHCSFARWLLCNGSLYRYKHPSDEELCALAGKQRPKSKRDRKMNGMMEDKPLSVPRDINLQLDTSPITAVDALVLRYFLEYQWFVDFAVYAGAVYVFSEGYFCLVSPTRETNLGVLWCLLTIVFSVKVFFMVMRHYFRSEEGGERSVCLTFAFFFLLLAMVALVVREDYLEFGLEAGLSGVTHNLEAILKPRGWEWTLPLAKLGFKLGLVALCSFLGALLTFPGLRLAQTHLDALRMAADKPLTQVLLHVGFVAPVLVVVMWVRPLSRDFLLQAPLGKRTVQILSDSSFDTARLWAIVVLSLLRLLGTRHHLQAYLGLAERWVQRMRKEAGRIPALEIQQKITRIYCYVSVVSLQYLGPIILTLHCVLLLKTLGQHSWGLYPESPPVSPAAPVAPPRPEGDAGEDVHAVVQEISGVLGCIFTPPFFRGLFSFLTWWVAACQVVTSLFGLYFHQYLAAS, encoded by the exons ATG GCGGTGATGGGGGTGCAGGTGGTGGTCACTCTGCTGGCCGCCAGCCTCATGCAGAAGATGGCCCCGCACTGCTCCTTCGCCCGCTGGCTGCTCTGCAACGGCAG CCTGTACCGCTACAAGCACCCCTCGGACGAGGAGCTCTGCGCCCTGGCCGGGAAGCAGCGCCCCAAGAGCAAGAGGGACAG GAAGATGAACGGGATGATGGAGGACAAACCCCTGTCCGTGCCCCGGGACATCAACCTCCAGCTGGACACCAGCCCCATCACCGCCGTGGACGCTCTGG TGCTGCGCTATTTCCTGGAGTACCAGTGGTTCGTGGATTTCGCCGTCTACGCCGGCGCCGTGTACGTCTTCAGCGAGGGCTACTTCTGCCTGGTCAGCCCCACCAGGGAGACCAACCTCGGCGTGCTCTGGTGCCTGCTGACCATCGTCTTCTCCGT caaggTTTTCTTCATGGTGATGCGGCATTATTTCCGCTCGGAGGAGGGCGGGGAGCGCTCCGTGTGCCTCACCTTcgccttcttcttcctcctcctcgccaTGGTGGCCCTGGTGGTCCGCGAAGACTACCTGGAGTTCGGCCTCGAGGCCG GGCTGTCCGGAGTCACCCATAACCTGGAGGCCATCCTGAAGCCACGGGGCTGGGAGTGGAC GCTGCCCCTGGCCAAGCTGGGCTTCAAGCTGGGGCTGGTGGCCCTGTGTTCCTTCCTGGGAGCCCTCCTGACCTTCCCGGGGCTGCGCCTGGCCCAGACCCACCTGGACGCCCTCAGGATGGCAGCGGACAAGCCCCTGACCCA GGTCCTGCTGCACGTGGGGTTCGTGGCGCCCGTGCTGGTGGTGGTGATGTGGGTCAGGCCCCTCTCCCGGGATTTCCTGCTCCAGGCCCCGCTGGGCAAGCGGACGGTGCAGAT ccTTTCCGACTCCTCCTTCGACACCGCCCGGCTCTGGGCCATCGtggtgctgtccctgctgcGCCTGCTGGGGACTCGCCACCACCTCCAGGCCTACCTGGGGCTGGCCGAGCGCTGGGTGCAGCGGATGAGGAAGGAAGCCGGGCGCATCCCGGCGCTGGAGATCCAGCAGAag ATCACCAGGATCTACTGCTACGTGTCTGTGGTGAGCCTGCAGTACCTGGGGCCCATCATCCTCACCCTGCACTGCGTCCTGCTGCTGAAAACACTGG GTCAGCACTCCTGGGGGCTGTACCCCGagtccccccccgtgtccccggcaGCGCCGGTGGCCCCGCCACGCCCCGAGGGTGACGCCGGCGAGGACGTGCACGCGGTGGTGCAGGAGATCTCGggggtcctgggctgcatcttCACCCCCCCCTTCTTCCGAGGACTCTTCTCCTTCCTCACCTGGTGGGTGGCCGCCTGCCAGGTGGTCACCAGCCTCTTCGGCCTCTACTTCCACCAGTACCTGGCAGCGTcctga